One window of Microtus pennsylvanicus isolate mMicPen1 chromosome X, mMicPen1.hap1, whole genome shotgun sequence genomic DNA carries:
- the Il13ra2 gene encoding interleukin-13 receptor subunit alpha-2 isoform X1, translating into MAFMGVDTRCLGLLLLCAIIEPSLEIKVNPPQDFEIVDPGLLGYLYLQWKPPVVVENFKECTLEYELKYRNGDSDKWKTIITRNLIHKDGFDLNKGIEGKIRTHVSEQCTNVSEVESSWMEASYRTSDAGSLETKIQDMKCIYYNWQYLVCSWKPGKVAHSDANYTMFFWYEGLDQALQCTNYLRDNEKNVGCKLSDLESSDYKDFFICVNGSSNTEPIRSSYTVFQLQNIVKPLPPEFLHIGMEDSVEIRMKWSTPEGPIPPRCYTYEVVVREDDISWEKAKSSGQRKYKKSATDKNDMKMKKRANDSEELCFFVRSKVNIYCADDGIWSEWSEEECWEGYMGPDSKIVFLVPICLFFVFLLLLLCLIVEKEEPEPTLSFHMELNKEVYSYEETLC; encoded by the exons atggcttttATGGGTGTGGATACCAGATGCCTGGGTCTGTTACTTCTTTGTGCAATAATTGAACCTTCTTTGGAAATAAAAG TTAATCCTCCTCAGGATTTTGAAATAGTGGATCCCGGATTACTAGGTTATCTCTATTTGCAATGGAAACCTCCCGTGGTTGTGGAAAACTTTAAGGAATGCACACTAGAATATGAGTTAAAATACCGAAATGGTGATAGTGACAAATGGAAG ACTATCATTACTAGGAATCTAATTCACAAGGATGGGTTTGATCTTAACAAAGGCATCGAAGGAAAGATACGTACGCATGTATCAGAGCAGTGTACAAATGTATCAGAAGTTGAAAGTTCATGGATGGAAGCTTCTTATCGGACATCAGATGCAG GAAGCCTGGAAACTAAAATTCAGGATATGAAGTGTATATATTATAACTGGCAGTATTTGGTTTGCTCTTGGAAGCCTGGAAAAGTAGCACATTCTGATGCCAACTATACTATGTTTTTCTG GTACGAGGGCTTGGATCAAGCCTTGCAGTGTACCAATTACCTTCGGGATAATGAAAAAAACGTTGGGTGCAAGCTTTCCGACTTGGAGTCATCAGACTATAAAGACTTCTTTATCTGTGTTAATGGATCCTCAAACACAGAACCTATCAGATCCAGCTATACCGTTTTTCAACTTCAAAATATAG TTAAACCCTTGCCACCAGAATTCCTTCACATTGGCATGGAGGATTCCGTTGAGATTAGAATGAAATGGAGCACACCCGAAGGCCCCATTCCACCAAGGTGTTACACTTACGAGGTTGTGGTCCGAGAAGACGATATTTCCTGGGAG aaagcCAAATCCAGTGGACAAcgaaaatataaaaaa TCTGCCACAGATAAAAATGACATGAAGAtgaaaaaaagagcaaatgaTAGTGAAGAGCTGTGCTTTTTTGTAAGAAGTAAAGTCAATATATACTGTGCAGATGACGGAATTTGGAGTGAATGGAGTGaagaagaatgctgggaag GCTACATGGGACCAGACTCAAAGATTGTTTTCTTAGTGCCAATTTGtctcttctttgtatttcttttattacttCTCTGCTTGATTGTGGAGAAGGAAGAACCAGAACCAACACTG AGCTTCCATATGGAGCTGAACAAGGAAGTTTATTCTTATGAAGAGACCCTCTGTTAA
- the Il13ra2 gene encoding interleukin-13 receptor subunit alpha-2 isoform X2, with protein sequence MAFMGVDTRCLGLLLLCAIIEPSLEIKVNPPQDFEIVDPGLLGYLYLQWKPPVVVENFKECTLEYELKYRNGDSDKWKTIITRNLIHKDGFDLNKGIEGKIRTHVSEQCTNVSEVESSWMEASYRTSDAGSLETKIQDMKCIYYNWQYLVCSWKPGKVAHSDANYTMFFWYEGLDQALQCTNYLRDNEKNVGCKLSDLESSDYKDFFICVNGSSNTEPIRSSYTVFQLQNIVKPLPPEFLHIGMEDSVEIRMKWSTPEGPIPPRCYTYEVVVREDDISWESATDKNDMKMKKRANDSEELCFFVRSKVNIYCADDGIWSEWSEEECWEGYMGPDSKIVFLVPICLFFVFLLLLLCLIVEKEEPEPTLSFHMELNKEVYSYEETLC encoded by the exons atggcttttATGGGTGTGGATACCAGATGCCTGGGTCTGTTACTTCTTTGTGCAATAATTGAACCTTCTTTGGAAATAAAAG TTAATCCTCCTCAGGATTTTGAAATAGTGGATCCCGGATTACTAGGTTATCTCTATTTGCAATGGAAACCTCCCGTGGTTGTGGAAAACTTTAAGGAATGCACACTAGAATATGAGTTAAAATACCGAAATGGTGATAGTGACAAATGGAAG ACTATCATTACTAGGAATCTAATTCACAAGGATGGGTTTGATCTTAACAAAGGCATCGAAGGAAAGATACGTACGCATGTATCAGAGCAGTGTACAAATGTATCAGAAGTTGAAAGTTCATGGATGGAAGCTTCTTATCGGACATCAGATGCAG GAAGCCTGGAAACTAAAATTCAGGATATGAAGTGTATATATTATAACTGGCAGTATTTGGTTTGCTCTTGGAAGCCTGGAAAAGTAGCACATTCTGATGCCAACTATACTATGTTTTTCTG GTACGAGGGCTTGGATCAAGCCTTGCAGTGTACCAATTACCTTCGGGATAATGAAAAAAACGTTGGGTGCAAGCTTTCCGACTTGGAGTCATCAGACTATAAAGACTTCTTTATCTGTGTTAATGGATCCTCAAACACAGAACCTATCAGATCCAGCTATACCGTTTTTCAACTTCAAAATATAG TTAAACCCTTGCCACCAGAATTCCTTCACATTGGCATGGAGGATTCCGTTGAGATTAGAATGAAATGGAGCACACCCGAAGGCCCCATTCCACCAAGGTGTTACACTTACGAGGTTGTGGTCCGAGAAGACGATATTTCCTGGGAG TCTGCCACAGATAAAAATGACATGAAGAtgaaaaaaagagcaaatgaTAGTGAAGAGCTGTGCTTTTTTGTAAGAAGTAAAGTCAATATATACTGTGCAGATGACGGAATTTGGAGTGAATGGAGTGaagaagaatgctgggaag GCTACATGGGACCAGACTCAAAGATTGTTTTCTTAGTGCCAATTTGtctcttctttgtatttcttttattacttCTCTGCTTGATTGTGGAGAAGGAAGAACCAGAACCAACACTG AGCTTCCATATGGAGCTGAACAAGGAAGTTTATTCTTATGAAGAGACCCTCTGTTAA